A genome region from Cutaneotrichosporon cavernicola HIS019 DNA, chromosome: 5 includes the following:
- a CDS encoding uncharacterized protein (Peptide methionine sulfoxide reductase), whose product MPKGPQTPPPPTVPTAIRSREEAKLSDGVDTATFASGCFWGTEHLFNKYYGHLPQWKIEVGYTGGRDDATDPSYQQVCSGATKHAEAVRLHYQKGAVGYAELVEFFYRTHDPTTLNSQGPDTGTQYRSAIFYHTPEQLATAKAVTGEVQDKYFKGKQIVTEISPETKWWTAEEYHQKYLDNNPGGYECPTHRFYW is encoded by the exons ATGCCCAAGGGTCCTCAGACACCACCCCCGCCCACCGTTCCCACGGCCATCAGGAGCCGCGAGGAAGCCAAGCTGTCTGACGGCG TCGACACCGCGACGTTTGCCTCGGGCTGTTTCTGGGGCACCGAGCACCTGTTCAACAAGTACTACGGGCACCTGCCGCAGTGGAAGATCGAAGTGGGATACACTGGTGGCCGTGACGACGCAACCGACCCCTCCTACCAGCAGGTATGCAGTGGGGCGACGAagcacgccgaggccgtgcGCCTGCACTACCAGAAGGGAGCGGTCGGGTATGCTGAGCTCGTTGAGTTCTTCTATCGGACGCACGACCCTACGACACTTAACTCGCAGGGCCCGGATACGGGAACGC AATACCGCTCGGCCATCTTCTACCACACGCCCGAGCAGCTTGCGACTGCCAAGGCCGTGACTGGTGAGGTGCAGGACAAGTA CTTCAAGGGGAAGCAGATTGTAACCGAGATCTCGCCTGAGACCAAGTGGTGGACTGCAGAGGAGTACCACCAGAAGTACT tggATAACAATCCTGGTGGCTACGAGTGCCCGACCCACCGCTTCTACTGGTAA
- the mrpl3 gene encoding uncharacterized protein (Ribonuclease III family), with the protein MRGAVLSRTVSAVWQRRLAKTPLRRATVAPVRALSTTPAVFKQRRLPPAEDPYNHTALAALLSRLSLPPSDKLQASILTCLTHPSFVNAQGEETADHETNELLSNLGNSLLGLFASEDIAARYPNLPSTALSSAVTSYVGPTSLASVARELGISATHDSAPKYHNQVQGLPIRWRRALAVRELADTPVSSNFREAYNDRAARLDKERERKRNSWEEGVASVVRAFVGLIYQEQGLHAAREFVHAHFMSRHVDLTHLFKIRKPKHVLSNVVSKHLHDAGVPASSSLGRIESRVLASTGTHTQSPLFNIGLFLQNGLKLAEGHGSSLAMAEHRAATNALLSLFLVQSEAGSTRLPTSAHTERPISSEGVTQAQGEAWEGSYVSSGASEPVQGLGNSIRPQRF; encoded by the exons ATGCGTGGAGCCGTCCTCTCGCGCACCGTCTCAGCCGTATGGCAGCGCCGCCTGGCCAAAACGCCACTCCGCCGAGCCACTGTTGCCCCAGTGCGCGCGCTGTCTACCACGCCCGCCGTGTTCAAGCAGCGCCGCCTGCCTCCCGCCGAGGACCCTTACAACCACACGGCGCTCGCTGCGCTTCTCtcccgcctctccctccccccgtCCGATAAGCTGCAGGCGTCGATCCTCACTTGCCTGACCCACCCGTCGTTTGTCAACGCCCAAGGTGAGGAGACGGCCGACCACGAGACCAACGAGCTGctctccaacctcggcaactcactcctcggcctcttTGCCAGCGAGGATATTGCTGCCCGTTACCCCAACCTCCCGTCCACCGCCCTCTCTAGCGCGGTGACGAGCTATGTCGGGCCCACGTCGCTCGCGAGTGTCGCCCGCGAACTTGGTATCAGCGCCACCCACGACAGCGCACCCAAGTACCACAACCAGGTGCAGGGTCTGCCGATCCGgtggcgccgcgctctcgcagtgcgcgagctcgcggacaCGCCGGTGTCGAGCAACTTCCGCGAGGCGTACAACGACCGTGCGGCTCGTCTTGACAAGGAGCGGGAGAGGAAGCGCAACTcgtgggaggagggtgttGCCAGCGTCGTGCGCGCATTCGTCGGCCTCATCTACCAAGAACAG GGCCTGCACGCTGCGCGCGAGTTTGTCCACGCTCACTTTATGAGCCGTCACGTCGACCTGACGCATCTCTTCAAGATTCGCAAGCCGAAGCACGTGCTCTCCAACGTCGTCTCAAAGCACCTGCACGACGCGGGTGTGcctgcgtcgtcgtcgctcggcCGCATCGAGTCTCG TGTCCTCGCATCTACCGGTACCCACACGCAGTCGCCGCTGTTCAACATTGGACTGTTTTTGCAGAACGggctcaagctcgctgAGGGCCACGGTTCGTCATTGGCCATGGCCGAGCACCGCGCGGCCACCAATgcgctcctctccctcttcctcgtgCAATCCGAGGCTGGGAGCACGCGActgccgacgagcgcacACACCGAGCGGCCGATCAGCAGCGAGGGGGTGACGCAGGCACAGGGGGAGGCGTGGGAGGGCAGCTATGTGAGCTCGGGGGCGAGCGAGCCGGTGCAGGGCTTGGGAAACAGCATCAGGCCACAAAGGTTTTAG
- a CDS encoding uncharacterized protein (Phytanoyl-CoA dioxygenase (PhyH)), whose product MTKPQFLLDLERDGYVVVPNVIPEEECAAFREAALEWLESFPYGFKRDDRSTWADEHLPFGTTGGLYNRYAVNHEAFVWRIRTQPGILDVFNQIWGTDDLIASFDGMNTSIPINAISGRTDISQTPAWPHIDQNPRRIDRFELYQGIANMSPNGPDDGGLCVLKGSHLLHDKHFSDIGGFRPEADLGEKENSYRYPPQDFEWYKNHGAEVVKVCANEGDLILWDSRTVHWNRSPTGTQTRFVSYVCYAPRSRMSEDELETKLEVFRNREGTTHWPFMNVIPARRKVGGIPTRPDGTPDPADRQRPLHDVKETPEVMRLVGVRA is encoded by the exons ATGACCAAGCCTCAGtttctcctcgacctcgagcgcgacggatacgtcgtcgtccccaACGTCATTCCCGAGGAAGAATGTGCGGCGTTCCGCGAGGCTGCGCTCGAATGGCTCGAGAGCTTCCCGTATGGGTTCAAGCGCGACGATAGGTCGACTTGGGCAGACGAGCATTTGCCGTTTGGTACTAC TGGCGGTCTATACAACCGGTACGCAGTCAACCACGAGGCCTTTGTCTGGCGTATCCGTACCCAACCcggcatcctcgacgtcTTCAACCAAATCTGGGGCACTGATGACCTCATCGCCTCGTTTGACGGAATGAACACTTCCATTCCCATCAACGCCATTTCTGGACGTACAGACATTTCTCAAACCCCAGCCTGGCCACACATTGACCAGAACCCGCGCCGCATCGACCGTTTCGAGCTATACCAGGGCATTGCCAACATGTCCCCCAACGGACCCGACGACGGTGGTCTGTGTGTCCTCAAAGGCTCGCATCTACTTCATGACAAGCACTTTAGTGACATTGGCGGATTTAGGCCCGAAGCCGACTTGGGAGAGAAGGAAAACTCGTACCGGTATCCGCCCCAGGACTTTGAATGGTACAAGAACCACGGGGCCGAGGTGGTCAAGGTCTGCGCCAACGAGGGCGATTTAATTCTCTGGGATTCAAGGACGGTTCATTGGAACCGATCGCCGACGGGGACGCAGACACGCTTCGTTAGCTATGTTTGCTATGCGCCAAGGAGCCGGATGAGCGAAGACGAACTCGAgaccaagctcgaggtATTCCGGAATCGCGAGGGCACGACACACTGGCCGTTCATGAATGTCATTCCCGCCAGGCGCAAGGTCGGTGGCATTCCTACTCGTCCGGATGGTACGCCCGACCCGGCCGACCGCCAGCGCCCACTCCACGACGTGAAGGAGACGCCAGAGGTTATGCGCCTGGTTGGTGTTCGTGCGTAA
- the MAK11 gene encoding uncharacterized protein (WD domain, G-beta repeat): MGKQPFKEAKSKDKRSAPYSKSAKSARHAKPKGPSKPTVDVKYDGEVSAATKKVLEKKAKVVSAPAKKVKAESSKISEKTKGKGKAVAALPSPSPEADDSPTFKIIAGTYERLLYGLEGKYVDGKIALEPLFIFPAHLACVKAVAASPTGKWLATGSEDEFVKVWDLRRRKEVGSLSQHTGSITSATFPTPSHLLTTSADSTISLFRTSDWALLKSLKGHSGRVNYVDVHPTGRVALSVGKDNTLKMWDLMRGRGAASLALGSEAEIVKFSPRGTHFAVLFPRKIEIYSLTLKKLATLESKIRFNHLLFAELPGEETELLCVGTEKGVVEVYTVEMPDEDEEEEEDEEDEEDEEEEKKGPKAEVDRIATLVGHTNRIKAVSALPFAAPTGPTVLLTTASSDGVINVYDLGAIPTAESEEQQPIASYDTKGSRLTCVYIAEGGAPRRKSKTAPKAEAKSGAGARFDVEESEEEEESEEEDGDEDMYDVASDEESEGGVEVEFEDEEEEEDEEEGEYED, translated from the exons ATGGGCAAGCAACCGttcaaggaggccaagtCCAAGGACAAGCGCTCCGCGCCGTACTCCAAGTCCGCCAAGTCGGCTCGGCACGCCAAGCCGAAGGGACCGAGCAAGCCAaccgtcgacgtcaagtACGACGGCGAAGTGTCGGCAGCCACGAAGAAGGTgctggagaagaaggccaaggtcgtctCTGCGCccgccaagaaggtcaaggccgagtcgagcaAGATCTCCGAGAAgaccaagggcaagggcaaggctgTCGCTGCGCtgccctcaccctccccgGAAGCCGATGACTCACCCACGTTCAAGATCATCGCGGGTACCTACGAGCGGCTCCTCTACGGCCTGGAGGGCAAGTATGTTGATGGCAAGATCGCTCTCGAGCCACTCTTCATCTTCCCGGCCCACCTGGCGTGTGTCAAGGCTGTCGCGGCGAGTCCGACGGGCAAGTGGCTGGCAACggggagcgaggacgagtttgtCAAGGTCTGGGATCTGCGGAGGCGGAAGGAGGTCGGATCTCTCAGCCAGCATACCG gctCCATCACGTCCGCGACGTTCCCGACACCCAGCCACCTCCtcacgacgtcggcggACTCGACGATTTCCCTCTTCCGCACGTCGGACTGGGCGCTCCTCAAGAGCCTGAAGGGCCACTCTGGGCGCGTCAACTATGTCGACGTGCACCCAACCGGGCGTGTCGCTTTGTCGGTGGGCAAGGATAACACACTCAAGATGTGGGACCTGAtgcgcgggcgcggcgcggcttCCTTGGCTCTCGGAAGCGAGGCTGAGATCGTCAAGTTCTCGCCGCGGGGGACGCACTTTGCCGTCCTGTTCCCACGCAAGATTGAGATTTACAGCCTCacgctcaagaagctcgcTACACTCGAGAGCAAGATCCGCTTCAACCACTTGCTGTTCGCTGAGCTTCCGGGAGAGGAGACTGAGCTCCTCTGCGTCGGGACGGAGAAGGGCGTCGTGGAGGTGTACACTGTCGAGATGCcggatgaggatgaggaggaggaggaggatgaggaggatgaggaggatgaggaggaggagaagaaggggcCGAAGGCCGAAGTCGACCGCATCGCCACTCTTGTAGGACACACCAACCG AATCAAGGCCGTCTCGGCGCTTCCCTTCGCCGCACCCACGGGACCGACCGTGCTTCTGACCACGGCATCGAGCGACGGCGTGATCAACGTGTACGACCTCGGGGCCATCCCGACtgccgagagcgaggaaCAGCAGCCCATCGCGAGCTACGACACCAAGGGGTCGCGCTTGACATGTGTCTATATCGCTGAGGGTGGCGCCCCTCGACGCAAGAGCAAGACGGCACcgaaggccgaggccaagtcgGGAGCTGGAGCCCgcttcgacgtcgaggagagcgaggaggaggaggagagtgaggaagaggacggcgacgaggacatgtACGATGTCGCATCGGATGAGGAGTCtgagggcggcgtcgaggtcgagtttgaagatgaggaagaggaggaggatgaggaggagggcgagtacgaggaCTAG